Within Candidatus Aminicenantes bacterium, the genomic segment GCTTCCAGACGCCGAAATCGACCGGCGGCAGCCCGATCGAGTACTATACGGTCACGGCCAGCCCCGGCGGAAAGAAAGCCACCGGGCTCGGCAGCCCGATCCTGGTCGAGGGCCTGACGCCAGGCCAGGCCTACACCTTCACGGTCACGGCGACCAATGGAGCCGGCACCGGCCGCGCCGTCCGTGCGGCCAAGGCCGGTGAGAGGAGCGCCCGATGAAAAAGATCCTGTTCCTCATCCTGGCTTTGAGCCTGGCCGCCGTGCCGGGCTTTTCCCAGAAGTTCGCCTTCAAGCTCAGCTCCGGCATGAGCTGGGCCGACGGCGGCGACCTAACCACAGGCATCCAAGGCCAGTCCGACCTGCTGAAGCAGGTCTACGGTCTAGGAGACACCTTCCTGGCTCCCAAGCGCGGCGTCCAGATCTCCGGCGAGCTCCTGTTCTACCCCTGGAAATTCTTCGGCGTCGGCCTGGGGGTCGGTCAGTTCAAAATGAGCAAAGATAGCTCGGCGGCCTATACCAACAACTACCTGTCGACCACGGAAGCGATCAAGCCGGCGGTCACCGTCACTCCGGTCACTTTGAACCTGCACCTGCTTCTGCCGTTGTCGGATCGGCTCCGCTTCGACGCCCTGGCCGGGGCGGGGATGTACTTCACCAAGCTGGACTGGAATTTCCGGGCCGATTACACCCTGCTCGGCTTGAGCGGGTATGACGAGTATACATTCCAGGCCAAAAAGAGCGCTTTGGGATTCCAGGCCGGAATCGGGCTCGAATACCTGATCACGTCCCGACTCTCACTGGTTGCGAACGGCTTGTATCGGGTCGTCAAGCTCGATTCCTATCAGGGGACTTACACCAGCACGGGCGGCGGCGATTTCGGGTCCTATTCCTCCACCGGCACCGATGCTTCCTTCTGGTATTTCGAGCGCCGGGCGGGGGAGACGACTTTCCCGCTGGTGGCGTTCCAGGTGGATGAACCGGTTGTGACCCCCTGGGACAACAACGCCCGCAAGGCCCAGCTCGACCTGAAAGGCTTCACCGTCACGCTGGGCTTGAAGGTCGCCTTCGGCCGCTGACGGCGGCCGGCCCTGTCT encodes:
- a CDS encoding fibronectin type III domain-containing protein, which encodes MVPPGAPAVPTALLEGDKAIVSFQTPKSTGGSPIEYYTVTASPGGKKATGLGSPILVEGLTPGQAYTFTVTATNGAGTGRAVRAAKAGERSAR
- a CDS encoding outer membrane beta-barrel protein, whose protein sequence is MKKILFLILALSLAAVPGFSQKFAFKLSSGMSWADGGDLTTGIQGQSDLLKQVYGLGDTFLAPKRGVQISGELLFYPWKFFGVGLGVGQFKMSKDSSAAYTNNYLSTTEAIKPAVTVTPVTLNLHLLLPLSDRLRFDALAGAGMYFTKLDWNFRADYTLLGLSGYDEYTFQAKKSALGFQAGIGLEYLITSRLSLVANGLYRVVKLDSYQGTYTSTGGGDFGSYSSTGTDASFWYFERRAGETTFPLVAFQVDEPVVTPWDNNARKAQLDLKGFTVTLGLKVAFGR